A stretch of Brassica napus cultivar Da-Ae chromosome C6, Da-Ae, whole genome shotgun sequence DNA encodes these proteins:
- the LOC106404491 gene encoding titin isoform X3, with protein sequence METGVVITQEPVFTKTSVEEAHAGVLLDHSTMDVDKVNLSTVLAEVVNGSGNKETEESKHEKEEVTKTISVSKIVKEKESETETDEQGTVFVHEPKNTDDAKIILTDATLEKGKEDETTQKQEEVSVENPVIEEGQTETKHSQKEETEISKAIEQIPTKTDEVEEEKDSITVETSVNGTEAEHNETVSVEEISRKGENIAKETPAEQDETETVNTVVKDPEIVNNEETTVHDLKENEDTVEAIKNSDDEEQVTREVTRDRDKEDDVIIHKEEEVQESLTVLETPTIEIKDTESKASKENEEHEQVLVRDIPQDDTLVLTNETVNTSTLQESAVLKTLETKSDETDAEPSLDLKEEEETVTPSDEVQETINVVIEPPKPSPEQRSKGTEEDEHVLGRNMPQGEAESLVTKEDRDQEKTDEFEVPIDLAMKVDREELMDEKKEADQAAGAQSLERGLALNESGAEEIPVINVESGEQMEKPSLESPSKVSEETRKTLDEQIKEKPEEEEEEVAQRQEGEEEGSYGAETVPVPESIELKEKAQEERILDLAPLQDEEIKSDEVLQVSSASPEGETLVESKKIEVIKANEEEDEEEEVPDKIQSILQTFDTEPVKSNEETTVHESLSLKDDDSDPVEAIKNSDDAEQASHEVTGDREKEEDITIHKAQEVQESLTVVETPTIQGEDIELKASKDSEEHEHVLVRDIPEEETLVPKAETVNTSTVHESSEPSLDLKEQEETVKTVTPSDEVQESITLMELPKLSPEQICKDTEEGEHVLGSSMPQGDMIITEAESLVTKENKEAIMDLKEQEKTEKLEEVTSDLALKVDKEKVMDEKKEADEVAGGRNMERGLELNESEAELVDQNITEETQEKLVESPSEETRKTLDEMIQEKPEEEVAPHQEAEERVSVPESREVKEKEKEERSLDLTPLQEESCLPTEKNEEEIKEQIHKHEPANEAVKSDEVIQVSYASPEGETVVEATKNEEQVVADKIQSILETVETVDTEPVKSNEDDIAESLNSAGEEIQTISKDGVNVQIDETAETSVNGTEDEHNATVLEEGISKNKESIVPETASEEIKNSDEAEENSDKEKEEDITTKEMQESRNLLLQEENTESESSKNTIEHAHLLVRDVPQIDTLVTEAEDVNTSSTVHKFESNEAEVVQETRKYIEPNFDLKEDQEKEEKETVISPDKVRPSDQVDDDVQTEESVEVKSKETLQVESTEEKHENLLDVPSGDSEKLHPSTVLVAETESQDTTEEIPSELVLKEELKDDKTEVDGTQVMGEQRDLEPHEPEAEQTDQTKTDEKVLVESVEKMQTASLELTSEEEEVTLQQEGSSVYGLEIKEEETLSVAERKDEESCLPKETTLQQESKEEYEPTNDQQGPVKEKSDEILKVSSEEDEGEIIVDAVKLANEEQVVEEIQRSLEPNEPEEQEQETVSETTEDEKVKKEEPIVQTLSEEDAIKSHLTEDAKKGDEETEGRDTQQGETIVNEAESVYTSTVQEAAVSNTLETNINESEEVHSPISGEGERQVTKEDTEPRLDLKEDKEQEEADTVILSDEVRIQSPYISDESQGREDSDEVKYKEKDAKLLDLPAEKMQRPSLESPSELSEETSKTFDEKIEEEVTLHQENEEIVTVRESSELEVQAKEEEEESCPTNEQKSETKEQMSEEDSTSAHQTPVEEKYDQASAAPLPQEREAEKIDDMTENEEEKVAEAVEPHSSILSPPEEAEKIEEDEEEKGKETEPMGDTGTGSSKMVEEEKLKQDKEILQAEEVPSSETQVMAVQLKREDNATTTTESHEEEATVALLTRDIETSLTDKFSIDQEEEEQANKESPRDELEGETQTRELEEENMVEKNDNETLIAETNKENEDKAVGLDASKTCTKQEEEFENLETPKVEDKSQEISESKGDQTPPSFISELEDQILKQIEEIHEEEEIKEAQQVVVDQTSSLVEEEETKESRKVEAPSVQNLPVEASHAHQTDDKTEKQVEEEIHQEETKPKESDETSTKVTKVEDEEDTKETDTQVADIVKGQSLSHAPEDACLEQEELRDLGTLQPGAVVEDQDSAVNENSSDEFTFSNSIGAAEHGDENSSTLLVVGILKELQTTLEEKERGINVSQEGYSSGNDLNSIKAEPETLEKSLVVEATPTSEIIEANMFQDSASRELEVNVEEQLQVETREIAVCKEETPADLSLTEVLHGEKIMIPSNQEEGKKQEDVNASTSEKISLQEEAHPRDFEVSKKEHSAEAQETVKEDDQTFDQEMNEVLTSEKKITEPLLSVAEKELNEEHVKSQAVSDDDTKSSNELDFPSEQIPKDQREEAEETSFEVKKVPEDKNEDTADALITSEKVQLQDQSKEIGQEKESTDLKYVQEDLDDERKDDGHDSLLAHKKDSDLIEEKKEVDYVKRQPEDAIKSTEEKNKMPEKIGQEPTKEIYQEECKQTDTVTAIKEDIKEEEKETPENCLNSMKNTDDATEKTQPEIQEIEKLSSVSETQDKPPKQEDEVPSQQKREIADDVSKLENPKIAEEMQQKDGEEPARKSLSDLIQKVKVTDKTEVATTELRIDEEAKAEGEDEDGDEHKDDKTSPDSIVMVEAKDTANIIKTQKKSHGILSGVGSKVKHSISKVKKALTGKSSHTTKPSSPQ encoded by the exons ATGGAAACTGGAGTTGTCATCACCCAAGAACCAGTGTTTACAAag ACAAGTGTGGAAGAAGCTCATGCAGGAGTACTACTAGACCACTCAACCATGGACGTAGATAAAGTAAACCTGAGTACTGTTCTTGCTGAGGTTGTAAATGGTTCAG GGAATAAAGAAACCGAAGAATCAAAACACGAAAAAGAAGAAGTGACGAAGACTATTTCCGTTAGTAAGATCGtcaaagagaaagaaagtgaGACAGAAACGGATGAACAAGGCACAGTCTTTGTTCATGAACCCAAAAACACAGATGATGCGAAGATAATCTTAACTGATGCGACTTTAGAGAAGGGTAAAGAAGATGAAACTACCCAAAAACAAGAAGAg GTAAGTGTCGAAAATCCGGTAATAGAAGAAGGTCAAACAGAAACCAAACACTCACAAAAAGAAGAGACGGAGATCTCTAAG GCCATTGAACAGATACCGACAAAGACTgatgaagtagaagaagaaaaagattcaATAACTGTTGAGACCTCTGTAAATGGAACAGAGGCTGAGCACAATGAAACCGTTTCAGTAGAAGAAATCTCGAGGAAAGGTGAGAACATTGCCAAAGAAACACCTGCGGAACAAGATGAAACTGAGACAGTAAATACAGTTGTAAAAGACCCTGAGATCGTTAATAATGAAGAAACTACAGTTCATGACCTGAAAGAGAATGAAGACACAGTGGAAGCAATCAAGAACTCAGATGATGAAGAGCAAGTCACACGTGAGGTGACTAGAGACAGAGATAAGGAAGATGACGTCATCATCCACAAAGAAGAAGAG GTGCAAGAAAGTCTTACGGTTCTCGAAACGCCTACAATAGAGATAAAGGACACTGAATCCAAAGCTTCAAAGGAGAATGAGGAACATGAACAAGTGTTGGTGAGAGACATACCACAAGACGATACACTTGTACTTACAAATGAGACTGTAAATACTTCAACACTACAAGAATCTGCAGTCTTGAAGACTTTGGAGACGAAGAGTGATGAAACAGATGCAGAACCGAGTCTTGACctgaaagaggaagaagagaccGTCACACCATCTGATGAG GTGCAAGAAACTATTAACGTAGTAATCGAACCGCCAAAACCCTCACCAGAACAAAGATCCAAAGGTACTGAAGAAGATGAACATGTTTTGGGTAGAAACATGCCACAGGGTGAAGCTGAGTCTCTGGTGACCAAAGAAGACAGAGATCAAGAGAAAACAGACGAGTTTGAAGTTCCAATAGATCTTGCAATGAAGGTAGATAGAGAGGAGCTGATGGATGAGAAGAAAGAGGCAGATCAAGCTGCTGGAGCGCAGAGTTTGGAGAGAGGTCTAGCATTGAATGAGTCAGGGGCAGAGGAAATCCCCGTTATAAATGTAGAATCAGGTGAGCAGATGGAGAAGCCATCTCTTGAGTCTCCTTCTAAAGTATCAGAGGAAACAAGAAAAACCTTAGATGAGCAGATCAAAGAAAaacctgaagaagaagaagaagaagtagcaCAACGTCAAGAAGGCGAAGAGGAAGGTTCTTATGGAGCAGAGACAGTTCCAGTACCAGAAAGTATTGAGCTTAAAGAAAAAGCCCAAGAAGAAAGGATTCTTGATCTGGCTCCTTTGCAAGATGAAGAAATTAAATCTGATGAAGTTTTACAAGTTTCATCTGCATCACCTGAAGGTGAGACCCTTGTTGAATCCAAAAAGATTGAAGTAATAAAAGCCaatgaggaagaagacgaagaagaagaagtaccAGACAAGATCCAAAGCATTCTTCAGACATTTGATACCGAACCTGTAAAATCTAATGAAGAAACTACAGTTCATGAATCTCTAAGCTTAAAAGATGATGATTCAGACCCAGTGGAAGCAATCAAAAACTCAGATGATGCAGAGCAAGCCTCACATGAGGTGACTGGAGACAGAGAAAAGGAAGAGGACATCACCATCCACAAAGCACAAGAG GTGCAAGAAAGTCTTACGGTTGTCGAAACGCCGACAATTCAGGGTGAGGACATTGAATTGAAAGCTTCAAAAGATAGTGAGGAACATGAACATGTGTTGGTGAGAGACATACCAGAAGAGGAGACCCTTGTACCTAAAGCTGAGACTGTAAATACTTCAACAGTACATGAGTCTTCAGAACCAAGTCTTGACCTGAAAGAGCAAGAAGAAACCGTAAAGACTGTCACACCATCTGATGAG GTGCAAGAAAGTATTACGTTAATGGAACTGCCAAAACTCTCACCAGAACAAATATGTAAAGATACTGAAGAAGGTGAACATGTTTTGGGGAGTAGCATGCCACAGGGTGATATGATTATAACTGAAGCTGAGTCTCTGGTGaccaaagaaaacaaagaggCGATTATGGACCTGAAGGAACAAGAGAAAACAGAGAAACTTGAAGAAGTTACATCAGATCTTGCGTTGAAGGTAGATAAAGAGAAGGTTATGGATGAGAAGAAAGAGGCAGATGAAGTTGCTGGAGGTCGGAATATGGAGAGAGGTCTAGAATTGAACGAGTCAGAGGCAGAGCTTGTTGATCAAAACATAACCGAAGAAACACAGGAAAAGTTGGTTGAGTCTCCTTCAGAGGAAACAAGGAAAACCTTAGACGAGATGATCCAAGAAAaaccagaagaagaagtagcaccgcatcaagaagctgaagagagAGTTTCAGTACCAGAAAGTAGAGaggttaaagaaaaagaaaaagaagaaaggagTCTTGATCTGACTCCTTTGCAAGAAGAATCATGCTTGCCAACGgagaaaaatgaagaagaaataaaagagCAAATCCACAAGCATGAACCAGCAAATGAAGCAGTCAAATCTGATGAAGTTATACAAGTTTCATATGCATCACCTGAAGGGGAGACCGTTGTTGAAGCCACAAAGAATGAAGAACAAGTAGTAGCAGACAAGATCCAAAGCATTCTTGAGACTGTTGAAACAGTTGATACCGAACCTGTAAAATCCAATGAAGATGACATAGCAGAGAGCTTAAACTCG GCTGGTGAAGAGATACAGACAATAAGCAAGGATGGAGTGAATGTACAAATAGATGAGACTGCTGAGACATCTGTAAACGGAACAGAGGATGAGCACAATGCAACGGTTTTAGAAGAAGGGAtctcaaagaacaaagagagcaTTGTCCCTGAAACAGCTTCAGAAGAAATCAAAAACTCAGATGAAGCAGAGGAAAACtcagacaaagaaaaagaagaggacATCACAACAAAAGAG ATGCAAGAAAGTCGGAATCTTCTGTTACAAGAAGAGAACACTGAATCAGAATCTTCAAAAAATACTATTGAACATGCACATCTTCTGGTAAGGGATGTGCCACAGATTGATACTCTTGTAACTGAGGCGGAGGATGTAAACACTTCTTCAACTGTCCACAAGTTCGAAAGTAATGAAGCTGAGGTAGTCCAAGAgacaagaaaatatatagaacCGAATTTTGACCTGAAAGAGGATCaagaaaaagaggaaaaagagaCGGTCATTTCACCTGATAAG GTGAGACCTTCTGATCAAGTTGATGATGATGTTCAGACAGAAGAATCTGTTGAGGTTAAATCTAAGGAGACCCTTCAAGTCGAAAGCACTGAGGAGAAGCATGAGAATCTTCTTGATGTACCATCTGGAGATTCAGAAAAACTCCATCCCTCGACAGTCCTAGTAGCCGAGACAGAAAGCCAGGATACAACTGAAGAGATTCCATCAGAACTTGTGTTGAAAGAGGAGCTTAAGGATGACAAGACGGAGGTAGATGGAACTCAAGTTATGGGAGAACAGAGAGACCTAGAACCGCATGAGCCAGAGGCAGAGCAAACTGATCAAACCAAAACCGATGAAAAGGTTCTTGTAGAATCAGTTGAGAAGATGCAGACTGCATCTCTTGAGCTTacttctgaagaagaagaagtaacaCTGCAACAAGAAGGTTCTTCTGTCTATGGATTAGAGATAAAAGAAGAGGAGACACTTTCAGTAGCAGAAAGGAAGGATGAAGAATCATGCCTGCCAAAAGAAACAACGTTGCAGCAAGAGTCAAAAGAGGAGTATGAACCAACAAATGACCAGCAGGGTCCTGTAAAAGAAAAATCTGATGAAATTTTGAAAGTTTCATCCGAGGAAGACGAAGGTGAGATCATTGTTGACGCCGTAAAGCTAGCAAATGAAGAACAAGTAGTAGAAGAAATCCAGAGAAGTCTTGAGCCTAATGAGCCAGAGGAGCAAGAACAAGAAACTGTTTCTGAGACGACAGAAGATGAAAAAGTGAAGAAGGAAGAACCTATTGTCCAAACATTAAGTGAGGAGGATGCAATAAAAAGCCATTTGACTGAAGACGCaaagaaaggagatgaggagaCAGAAGGGAGAGACACGCAACAAGGTGAGACCATTGTAAATGAAGCTGAGTCTGTATATACCTCAACAGTCCAAGAGGCTGCAGTATCAAACACTTTGGAGACGAATATTAATGAATCAGAGGAAGTGCATAGCCCAATAAGTGGAGAAGGAGAAAGACAAGTGACAAAAGAAGACACAGAACCGAGATTGGATCTGAAAGAGGATAAAGAACAAGAGGAAGCAGACACGGTCATTTTATCTGATGAGGTAAGGATACAATCTCCATACATATCTGATGAGAGCCAGGGAAGAGAAGATTCTGATGAGGTCAAATACAAGGAGAAGGATGCAAAACTTCTTGATTTACCAGCTGAAAAGATGCAGAGGCCATCCCTTGAATCTCCTTCTGAACTATCAGAGGAAACAAGCAAAACTTTTGATGAGAAGATCGAAGAAGAAGTAACTCTGCATCAAGAAAATGAAGAGATAGTAACAGTTCGAGAAAGTAGTGAGCTTGAAGTACAAgccaaggaagaagaagaagaatcatgcCCAACAAATGAGCAAAAAAGTGAAACGAAAGAGCAAATGAGTGAAGAAGATAGTACTAGTGCACATCAGACTCCTGTCGAAGAAAAATATGATCAAGCTTCAGCTGCACCACTTCCACAGGAACGGGAAGCAGAAAAGATTGACGACATGACAGAAAATGAGGAAGAAAAAGTAGCAGAGGCTGTTGAACCTCATAGTTCAATTCTATCACCTCCAGAGGAAGCTGAGAAGatagaagaagacgaagaagaaaaagggaAGGAGACAGAACCGATGGGAGATACTGGAACAGGATCCTCTAAAATGGTTGAAGAAGAGAAGCTGAAGCAAGACAAAGAGATACTTCAAGCAGAAGAAGTTCCTTCTAGTGAAACACAAGTGATGGCGGTTCAACTAAAAAGAGAAGAtaatgcaacaacaacaacagaaaGCCATGAGGAAGAAGCAACGGTTGCACTACTGACAAGAGATATTGAAACTTCTTTGACTGATAAATTCTCTATAgatcaggaggaggaggaacaaGCCAACAAGGAAAGCCCCAGAGATGAGCTGGAAGGAGAAACACAAACAAGAGAGCTTGAAGAAGAAAATATGGTTGAGAAGAATGATAATGAGACTCTAATTGCAGAgacaaataaagaaaatgaagacAAAGCAGTGGGTTTAGATGCTTCAAAGACATGCACTAAGCAAGAAGAAGAGTTTGAGAATCTTGAAACCCCAAAGGTAGAGGACAAGAGCCAGGAAATTTCCGAATCTAAGGGTGATCAGACTCCTCCATCCTTTATTTCAGAACTAGAAGACCAAATTCTAAAGCAAATTGAGGAGattcatgaagaagaagaaataaaggAAGCTCAACAAGTTGTGGTTGATCAGACTTCATCCttagttgaagaagaagaaacaaaggaATCACGCAAGGTAGAAGCTCCGAGTGTTCAGAATCTTCCAGTTGAAGCATCACATGCACATCAGACTGAtgataaaactgaaaaacagGTTGAGGAGGAGATTCAtcaagaagaaacaaaaccaaaagaatcagATGAGACTTCAACTAAAGTCACAAAggtagaagatgaagaagatacaAAGGAAACTGATACCCAAGTGGCTGATATAGTGAAAGGACAAAGCTTATCACATGCTCCTGAAGATGCATGCCTGGAGCAGGAAGAGTTGAGGGACCTTGGAACTCTACAACCCGGTGCAGTTGTGGAAGATCAAGATTCTGCTGTGAACGAAAATAGCTCAGATGAATTTACTTTCTCAAATTCAATAGGAGCGGCAGAGCATGGAGATGAGAATAGCTCAACTCTTCTAGTTGTTGGAATCTTGAAAGAACTCCAGACTACATtggaggagaaagagagaggaatCAATGTTTCTCAGGAGGGTTACTCAAGTGGGAATGATTTGAATTCAATCAAGGCAGAACCAGAAACCCTGGAGAAGAGTCTCGTCGTGGAGGCAACTCCAACTTCTGAGATAATAGAAGCAAACATGTTTCAAGACAGCGCAAGCAGGGAGCTTGAAGTCAATGTAGAAGAGCAACTCCAAGTAGAAACTAGAGAGATTGCAGTGTGTAAGGAAGAAACTCCAGCTGATTTGTCACTCACAGAAGTGTTACATGGTGAGAAAATTATGATTCCATCAAATCAAGAAGAAGGAAAGAAACAAGAAGACGTAAATGCTTCAACATCAGAAAAGATAAGCCTACAAGAAGAAGCGCATCCCAGAGATTTTGAAGTCTCTAAGAAGGAGCACAGCGCAGAGGCTCAAGAAACTGTTAAAGAAGATGATCAAACTTTTGATCAAGAGATGAACGAGGTATTAACATCAGAGAAGAAAATCACAGAGCCTCTTCTGAGTGTAGCTGAGAAAGAAttaaatgaagaacatgttAAGTCTCAAGCCGTATCAGATGATGATACAAAGAGCAGTAATGAGTTGGATTTTCCTTCAGAACAAATACCAAAGGATCAAAGAGAAGAGGCTGAAGAAAcgtcatttgaagtcaagaaggtacCAGAAGATAAAAATGAGGACACTGCTGATGCTTTGATCACAAGCGAAAAAGTGCAGCTGCAAGATCAGTCCAAGGAAATTGGACAAGAGAAAGAGTCGACTGATCTCAAATATGTCCAGGAAGATCTTGATGATGAAAGAAAAGATGATGGCCATGATTCTCTTTTAGCACATAAGAAAGATTCAGACTTAATAGAGGAGAAGAAGGAGGTTGATTATGTGAAGAGACAGCCGGAAGATGCAATCAAATCCACAGAAGAG AAGAACAAGATGCCTGAAAAAATTGGCCAGGAACCAACAAAAGAGATCTATCAAGAGGAGTGTAAGCAAACAGATACTGTAACTGCTATCAAGGAAGATATCAAAGAAGAAGAG AAGGAAACACCAGAGAATTGTTTGAACAGTATGAAGAacaccgatgatgccacagaaaAAACTCAACCAGAGATTCAAGAGATCGAGAAACTGTCTTCTGTCAGCGAAACACAAGACAAACCACCAAAG CAAGAAGATGAAGTTCCAAGCCAACAGAAAAGGGAAATAGCTGATGATGTTTCAAAGCTAGAGAATCCAAAGATTGCAGAAGAGATGCAGCAAAAAGATGGAGAAGAACCAGCTAGGAAGTCACTATCAGACCTCATCCAAAAAGTGAAAGTAACAGACAAGACCGAAGTTGCAACAACAGAACTTCGTATCGACGAAGAGGCTAAGGCAGAGGGAGAAGATGAGGATGGAGATGAACATAAAGATGATAAAACAAGTCCAGATTCCATTGTGATGGTTGAAGCTAAAGATACAGCTAACATcatcaaaactcaaaagaaatCACATGGCATTCTCTCTGGTGTTGGCTCAAAGGTCaaacattcaatttcaaaggtGAAGAAAGCACTCACTGGAAAATCTTCTCACACAACAAAGCCTTCATCACCACAGTga